The Nycticebus coucang isolate mNycCou1 chromosome 8, mNycCou1.pri, whole genome shotgun sequence genome has a window encoding:
- the LOC128591147 gene encoding 60S ribosomal protein L21-like, with the protein MTNTKGKRRGTRYMFSRPFRKHGVVPLATYMRLYKKDDVVDIKGMGTVQKGMPHKCYHGKTGRVYNVTQHAVGIVVNKQVKGKILAKRINVHIEHIKHSKSRDSFLKRVKENDQKKKEAKEKGIWVQMKRQPAPPREAHFVRTNGKEPELLEPIPYEFTA; encoded by the coding sequence atgacaaacacaaaaggaaagaggagaggcacccgatacatgttctctaggccttttagaaaacatggagttgttcctttggccacatatatgcgactCTACAAGAAAGATGAtgttgtagacatcaagggaatgggtactgttcaaaaaggcatgccacacaaatgttaccatggcaaaactggaagagtctacaatgttacccagcatgctgttggcattgttgtaaacaaacaagttaagggcaagatactcgcgaagaggattaatgtgcatattgagcatattaagcactctaagagccgagatagcttcctgaaacgtgtgaaggaaaatgatcagaaaaagaaggaagccaaagagaaaggtatcTGGGTTCAAATGAAGCGCCAGCCTgcaccacccagagaagcccactttgtgagaactaacggaaaggagcctgagctcctggaacccattccctatgaattcacggcataa